The Podospora pseudoanserina strain CBS 124.78 chromosome 7 map unlocalized CBS124.78p_7, whole genome shotgun sequence region TATATATGTTTCTTTTGTGAGAAGCTGCGGGTTTTGACATTGAGGTTGGTTTAGGATGCTTTTAATTATGAGGCATGATGAAATGGGTGAAggcggagagagagagactgGGGGATTACTGATGCTTGGACCTTGAGCCCTTGGTTTTGTTTGCTACGATGAGGACCTTACTTACATTCTGTTTGGGGATATATACCACAGAAGCTTAGCTACACCTCGCGTGCTCGGTCaccaagacaacaacaacaacaactagAACAAGAAAGAAGAACAAAATACCAAAGGACAAATAAAGCATACTACATGTCGCACGGGTTTTCTCTTatctgttgttgtggttgataGCAGAGTTCCAGCGAACAATTCTCCCGTAGGACCGGTACCGGAAATCAAAAGCCAGTCCCGGACTGCCGGACGGAGGGGGGCGGGTACCGGGGGAGCCGGGGCGGGTCAGCCGGGCCCAGGCAAAACTCCAGCTCAACAAACATTCTTGGCTTTTCGCTTGTCTGGTGGGTAGGGTTTCGGGATATTTGTGGActtttgtggaggaggaagatccACTGAGTTGTGGAGGTAGGTGGATGTATTGGGCGAGATCCTTGATCGGGATCGACGTTTTCAATGAGCTGGGAATGATCAATGGCTTTTTTTGACGGTTCAAGATTTTGTATGCACAGGTAATTCACCTATCGCAACATTGTGTGAGATTGATCTTGGGGAGAGAGAAGTGGTTTAACCCCCCTCATGAAGTGGCAGATCGAGAGGAACGGCAGATAGAGGATGTTCAAAGATCTCGATTTCGAGATCCGTAGTGGGGAAGTCATTGTGGAGGAGCTCGCAACAACACTGTGTGGAAACATGGTGGGGGGATGAAGGTGTGTGTTATCAGATTATGCTGGCATCTGCTGATGTGTTTACACATGGCATGACGCGGGGACAAAGCGGGCTTCGGTTTCAATACCTCTTCAAAATATTTGTGTGTGAAATTCGCCCAGGGGGAAAAAACCCTAACTTCCCCGACCTGGAGACgagaaaaaaggggggtgggcgaCGGGTTTTGATACCATCGCCATGCTCTCTGGCAGTCCTAAATAGGAATGAGAGAGGATGGTACAAGGTATAAGAACCTTGGAAGAGAGTCTGGGGTGGGAGAAAGTGACGTAGTaggtgggatggggatggcatGGGAAAAATTaaagatggtggtgcttgaAACTACCCATCCACAAGTTCAGTTCAtatggggtggtggttgtaaATGGGAAGTTGAAAAAAGAATATCAAGTGCGGTTTATGTGGATCGAACACATGACCTTCAGATTTGTTGATTGAAGTGGACTTCAGTCTGACGCTCTCCCAACTGAGCTAAACCCGcttttgatgatggtgtttggggAGAGAATAGTGTATATGAGGGTATTGTCAGCTTCATCAAGTTGCACAAACAAAGCGCTCCTTTGCTTGCTTCTCCAGTCTCAACATGCAGCTATGTTTGGGTTCACCCTCCAGCCAAATACTCACTgtgtcaacaacacctcaaGTGATTGTTGATTTTGAGCTTTGTTTTGTATTAGAGGAGAGTTCCCCGGTCAAACCATGACCTCTCTACACACCACCTTAGCAATAAAAATACAGCTCTTCCTCATACAACAtaacccccctttctctcctACTCCAGATCAtaaccatccatccacccacccaaccgaccagcagcaccaatgCTTCCTTgtccaccaaccaacaaaaccaTAAAAACCAGAGTGCCGTAACGCCAATGCTATGATGCACACACACTACCCTCTTATGCACCCTCCGAAACGCAAGGTATCTTTTTGGTACAGTCAACCACAGAAATCCCACCATTTTCCCCGTACCCCTTCCATCCCCTTTTGCTATCCCCCAATTCACTACAACTCACACGCCCCTACGAAGAAGTAGTCTTCTCCAAAAACTCCTTCGCCTCATTCACCTTGGTCGCCAAGTACGGACTCCCCCCGCGATCAGGATGGTTGAGCAGCATCAGCGTCCTGTGCGCCTTCCTGACCTTGTCCTTTGTGATGGAGCTCTCCTGAAGCGACAGGATCAGCGCCGCCTCGCGCTTGTTCATCCTGGGCTCGAAGCCGCCCTTGTAAAAGGCTTTGCCGAGGGCGCCGACGCCGCCGCGGGAGCGACGCCAGGCTACGAGGCCTGCTCTGCCCTATACCGAGAAATTAGCGAGGTGTTTTGCGATAGATATAGATAGGGGGACATACGAGGAAGGCAGCAACTGCTACTCCTGCGCCGATGGCTACTGCGGACATTTCGGATTCGGGCTTGCGGGTTTGTTGAGACGAGGTTTGGGGTGTCTGCGCGGGGGCTTTGGACATGTAGCGGTTGGAATGCGACAAGCGGATATTACTTTCGCgcgttgtggtggtggcggtggttgtcgtcgtcgggtgGTGCGATGTGGTGGacggtgacgatgatgacggcaAGCAATGGAATCAACTTTTTTGACCGGGGGTTTGCGATTTGCGGAAAGTCGCAGAAGTCGGGATTTGCCGCCCGCTTGCCGGCCGGTGACTGGCTGAATTTTTTGCACTGTTACGGGTATTTCACTGAAACAATGCAATAAAAAGCGGGGATGGACGGGTTATTGGCATTTTGACACATGTTTCCCATTACCGTAACTTTGCGAGTATTAGGACATCACAACTGAAACTCATCACTCCTCCGGCCCAGGCCTATGGTATGCCCCCGGCGGCTTGCCCAGTTGATCTTCGACTTCCTTTAGcaccttcatctccatctcctcctccgccaacttTTTCCGCTGCTCGTCTTCCGGCGTCGGCAAGTCCGCCCCTGGGATGGCAGCCGCTCCGTAATTACCTGCCCCACCACGGCCAGTCCCGCCGGTCTTTTGACGGGCTGCTATGCTTGCGGCGACGGCCTTTTTGGTGCGCTCCGCGTCTTCGGACTGCTGCTTGGCCGAGGCAGCCGTGTCTGCTGCGCCGTAGAAGTTgccggctcctcctctgccgccgCGGGAATAGGGAACGGGGGcgggttgttgctggatggtggtggcagtgtTGGTGAGGTCGGCTTGGGCTTCGAGGTCCTTTGTGGTGTTAGTTCAAGTACAAATATGACAAACTAGGAGTGATAACTCACAGCAGAAGCCTCCGAAGCCTTCTGGACATCCTCTATATCCTTCTTGCTGTAATAGTTGCCAGCCCCACCACGGCCCGTACGGCGAAATACGTCGTCGGACATGTTGCAAGATCAGCAACAATTGAGAACTCAAAAAATGGGGTTTATTCTAGGCCAATTGATACACTAGGTTTGAGATGTAAGAGTCAAGAGTTTCATTCCCATGAGctgaaaaaaagggggcaaaAGGTAAGTGAGCTTCAGGCGTAGTAGGCAGTCCCTTCCCTTATCCCTCTTATCAGTTACCCCCCTCACTTTTGAGACTCCTTATCGCAAGTCACCTCATTCATTCACTCATGAAATTCAACTGCCAAGCTGATATCCCACCTCTTGGAGGTTGATCACCTCACTGGGCGTACGTATTCTTACTCGACGCCACAATTTGGATTTTGGAAGGAGCacatgatgaagaagagggaaaATTGCGAGATCTGAGTTGGTTATGCACAGGTGGCTGAGGGAATttgggttgaggtggtgtgtGAATGTCGTGATGTTCACACAAGGctgggaaaaaaaaaaagaagatcaTGTCTGCCGAAGACGGACGGATGGGATATGCCTTAGTTTTCCAAAGTCGCTCATACAAGACCGAATGGAGCAAAAGAATTCCGGTGTCACTTGTGTATACGTGCTGTTTCCGTGAATAGGAAGGTCATTCAAAATCCATCGGAGAAGCCCGGCTCGTGAAAAGCTAAGGAGGGGGCAGTGTTCCATAATTCCCCAATCCCCAAAGTCTTCCCAAACTCAAGCCACACATCATGAACCACACCTCCTCCGTTCACCGGACCTTTGATATATCAATTGTGGCAAACGCAGGTGTCAAACAACACACAAATAGTCTGTTATTGTCCTCAGTTTTCCAAACCATCTTATTTTAGGAACCCTCCGTCACGGAGAGAATTCCAGCTTTTAGATTTTCTCCTAATGCAAGGACCACCGGAATCGCCGGCCAAGCTATAAAGCCCATCCggaaagccaaaaaaacGGTCTCATTCTCAACCACGGTATCGGTAATTTTCCAGAAACACACATTTTCCTGTCGCGTGGCAGGTATGTTAGTCAGGTAGAGAGTCCGTCGTGTCGTCAGCCCTGAAAAAAAGGGTGAGCTAGTGTTTACCTACATGCATGCTGACTTACGGCATGAAATCAAtggcgacatcatcatcccttCACAGGAACGCTGGTAcctgtcgttgttgtttACGTGTATGTCTCTATATGTAAGTGTTGCTATtttctccctcatccccacaGATGATATTCCTTGCCCATATGCCTCGCTTCTTCCAGCCGAGTGAGCTACGGAAAACACCCGAGCCGACCGATCGATCGATCACCCTCCGGAGCCGGTCGATCCCTGGGTGAATAGAACCGCAACCTTGCTAGGTGCCGTTGCGGGTTTTTCGAAAACCGTTTGAAAATCCGGGAGTCTCGGTaatagaaagaaaaaagaaaagaaaagcggTTCGTTCCTGGTGATGATTCCAATGCCACCCATCTTCCAACTTTTACCGTGTACATAGTACTAGTGTACCTATACAGTGCCAATTCATAGGGATTATTCCGTCCTACCCAAAAGAGAAGGCAGCTGTCGTGGCTgtcgaaaagaaaaagtcagGTGGCCGCTTTTCTCAACGTCATTTGCCCCTCGGCTTCCATGGCACTGCACACACACTTCTCTAAACGGGTGTGCGTGAGTGAGTGAGGATGGTGTCCTGCGCCATGTCACCCGAGGTTACATGAATAGGCATGCGGCTGgcttgaaaaaaaaaaaaaaaaaaaaggacaaCATATGCCTCCTTACCTCAgcaggggggttttggtctCAAAAGGTATTCGGATTCTAGAAGTGTGGGTGTCAGACTAAACaagaggtggtggtacaCATCGGGTCTTCATGCTTAAATGCGCCCTGTGGTACCGGGCAAGGGAGATGTTGTTAGACTTGTTTGATGGCCAGGGTATTAGGGTTTGTTGTGATTGCCATTGTTTTTGTTGCGGCGAATGCCCTTGTCTGCTTCTTTGAAACGCAACGGCAACTCCTCCTGTCTGGTCACTCTGATGAACCGGCACTCGGTTTCTGCCTGTCCGGCAGAAATGAAAGGCCCTGGCTTGTTAGCAACAAAGAAGACACATCACAATCCGACGTAGCAATCCCCATGTTGTGGACCGACAAATATGTGCCTGAAAGAGAGCCCGATGACAAGGGCAGGCAAGCAAGGGCAGACGACCGAGTGATGAGATCTCGAGCCACGTTGTGTGGCTTGCCAGTGGTCTGGCAAAGGAGATCTCTTGGTTCCAGCTCCGTGCCGTCTTCTGAGGATAAaatttttcttcttcggagATTCGACTTGTCAGCAAGCAAAAAAGTCAATGGTTGGTCTCGGATTGGCGTCGTCTAAGAGCGAGGTAACAGTGATGCCGTCCAACTGCTTTGGTGAGGCGGCGTAGATAGTGGGGACATTGTGTTAGGTGAAGCTGTATGTAGAGCTATGTACACACACTACTAGCCttggagggaaaaaaagggtgGAAAGCTAGGCACGCACGAAGGCCAGTCTGGCCCGTCTTGCTTCCCCTTGATCCACGACCCGGTGATCTCGACGATTGGCCGGTATGTACCTATTTTCCAGGACTGTGGGACACTCTCGACGACAGCGACTCGAGCCCtgtcaaaagaaaaagaaccgAATCGGGTGAAAGAGGGGGTTGCGTGCTCCGAGGTTATTGGTCAAGCGGCTGGTGTTGTGTCGGGAGTGGATGTGTGGAGTGCTGAAAGGACTCGAGCTCGCTTTGCTCTTGCTGAAGATACTCCGCAGGATATATAGATACCGgtaggtatgtatgtacCTGTAGACCTGCCTGAATTataagtggtggtggtcaatTGGTGAGCCGAGAATGGGGACTGATATCCCCCTTCATTCTGTCAAAGTCAATTGGTGTCGTTTCAACTGACAAGTCCCTACCTTATGCCTCAAATATGTTTTCTTCCACTGAGGGGCATGGATGTCTGTTCCTGGTGCGCCAGTTCCTTGAGTTGAAGCTGGCGCGCTGCATGAACCACCCGAGGGAGTCAAAAGCGGAGGCTTTGGCCTTGTgcagggagggggtgttgttaGCGCCGATGACAGCCCCGATGCACAGTGCGGCCGCTCGGCTTCGAGGATAAAATGTGGGATCTTTGCCAGTTGCGAAGTTGGCACGTTGATAAGACAGTTGAACAAAGATAAAGAGACAATTGTAATGGGTCTCTGCTGTGTCTAGAATCATAAAAAGTTTCAGATGCAACAATTCCGCAGTGACACGTTTGCAGTTGTTGCTTACGTTCTGAAAAACTTCCAATCCAGGTTTCTCATGGCTTGGATCCTTACTGTGCAAGATAGATGTATACAACGGCTGAGCTAAAGAATGGTCTGAATCAATGAGTGTGGTTGTCAGATTTTGAAAAGACTCATGTGCTTTGAATAGGTAGGTGCCTCCTATGATTGTTGAGAGTCTATTTCAACTCAGTTTATCCTATTATTTCTCTAATTTGTGCTGAATGGCCTCACTGCCGAGAGCTTCATGAGGAGAAGCTTGGCTCCACAGCACCTCATGACCCCATCCAGATCCagcccctcttcccagcaATGGCTTTCAAGCTAGGAAAGATGGCGATCCCGGATGGGGAACACGACAGGCGGGGTACATAAGTAGCGACATGCGGGTATCATCAAGCTTGCGTTCCTGTTCCTAGGCCGGTAGCATAGCTATCACAACACTATTCCTCTGCCgtgacttttttttttttttttttttggcatttGGCGAGCACCACTGTGGCAAGCGTCAACTGATGTCGCTTACGAAACTGACCGAGGGATTGTGCAATTCGGTCACTGAACAGAGAGAAACCCATTGAGTCATTGTGGAGACGGACATTTCTTAGCCATGGCTCAGGACTCGTGACACGGCGACAGCTGCCACCGCTTTGTCCCAAGCAAGGCATTCCAAGTTCCATTCAGACGGGGTCACACGGCGGTTGCTACACCGAGGCCGCGTCTGCACGGAGAGggccagagagagagaggaaaaaaaaggacaGACCGAAGCAGGATGGAGAGCCCGGTGTTCTACAGTACATAAATGTCCAAAATGTTGAGAATGGGCGATCTGAACCGAGTTCGGCATGGCAGGTCCCAGATCAACAGCGATTTTCTTGTTCCGATAGCCCATAGCAAAAAGCTTATCTCGATCCGGGAGACCCTCCATGCACATCACCACAAGGTGAAGAGACAGATATCCAGATGCCGAGCCAATTCCAATATCGGCTtcacaccacccaccttATGGAAAAGGGCATCCCAATCAGCTAGCTTCCCCAGCCTGCAGTTGAGTTGACGCTGTTGCACGCAGGGACGGACAGGCAACTTCCAGAAACAGGCGCAATATTGGCCCACCACTGTCCATGGTCACCCGCACCAGCTTTCCTACAGTGCATGCATTAGGTAGGTGGTCGTTATGTGCAGTTTTTGCGCAGTTGGCAGCAGACCCGAGAGGCCAGCTGACGCATTCGGCAAGGGCATGAAGATTGGTGTTCCAAGTTATCTTCACTGTTCACTGTTCACGGCTTTGGGTCTGTACCAATCGAGATGCCACCTACTCCAGACGCATCACCAGTGTCCGAGGTGGTAAAGGTACTACTAGGTTCGGCACCTGGTCTCTCCCTGAGAAAGCTCAAGGGGGGTGAGAGAAGGGGTTACAACCAGGGCAGGCCGGACTCTTTGTGGGCCACGTACCCCGATCGTACCCCCGGGCCCCGACCTCCTTTGGCCTTCGTTGTTGCTTGCAATTCGCACGGCCGTCCaaggccagccagccaggctCTTTTTCAGGTTGGATGAATTATGCATGCGTTGCCAGTGCTGAGGGCTGTCAGTTTCAACACAGTGCACCTAGCCAGGTCAGGTATCTTATTGCTAGGTAGGTGGTCTGGTAGGGAACCAGTGGTGTGTCTAGCCTCCCGCCAAACACACAGCGGCggcttgtcttgtcttgtccaGTCTTTGTGAACAAAAAGTCCCCCTTTTTACAGATTTTTTTTCTgcacccttttttttttttttttttggagacAGGGCTCAGCGATTGAATCATTCAACATCGATTTCCCATTGCCTTGTTTCCGTCGCATGCCACGcgccccgcctcctccaccccagcaaTCGTCAAGCCTAGCTTACAATCCATCCCTCCTGGCGGCCCATTCTTTTGTTCAGTCTGTGCCGTGACCTACGGCAGGCACAGCCACTCAGGTTTACCTGCTCGCATCCTCTCCTGTTATTGATATTGTcattattttttttggttccTTCCACCTTTCTCCAGAAGCAATTGGAAATTATTATTTTCTTTCGGCGATCTCTCATCTTCTGGACAAATATTACGGCGGAGCATCGAGATTGGCTGAAGAGTCACCCACACCCCCCCCTGGACCATACCCTAgcaccctctctctcctaAGCTGCTACGCCCGAAATTATTATTACTCCCCGC contains the following coding sequences:
- the PAM18 gene encoding mitochondrial import inner membrane translocase subunit TIM14 (COG:O; EggNog:ENOG503P48T), with amino-acid sequence MSKAPAQTPQTSSQQTRKPESEMSAVAIGAGVAVAAFLGRAGLVAWRRSRGGVGALGKAFYKGGFEPRMNKREAALILSLQESSITKDKVRKAHRTLMLLNHPDRGGSPYLATKVNEAKEFLEKTTSS
- a CDS encoding uncharacterized protein (EggNog:ENOG503P8XS), producing the protein MSDDVFRRTGRGGAGNYYSKKDIEDVQKASEASADLEAQADLTNTATTIQQQPAPVPYSRGGRGGAGNFYGAADTAASAKQQSEDAERTKKAVAASIAARQKTGGTGRGGAGNYGAAAIPGADLPTPEDEQRKKLAEEEMEMKVLKEVEDQLGKPPGAYHRPGPEE